The Micromonospora sp. NBC_00421 genome contains a region encoding:
- the idi gene encoding isopentenyl-diphosphate Delta-isomerase yields MKSREGHLVELVDDTGRALGEATVSAAHQAPGRLHRAFSVLLVDPDGRVLLQQRAAVKTRFPLRWANSCCGHPLPGEPLAEAANRRLAEELGAGPVSLTEVGVYLYYAEDPASGRVEFEYDHVLRADVPAELTLLPDPDEVSELRWVDPVRLMTEIDADPRTYSPWLGGVVSRLLRPTTDTATTGSDAPAGSATPSGQRVDDASERSGGR; encoded by the coding sequence GTGAAGTCACGGGAGGGTCACCTCGTCGAGCTGGTCGACGACACCGGCCGGGCACTCGGCGAAGCCACCGTCTCCGCCGCCCACCAGGCACCCGGACGGCTGCACCGGGCCTTCTCGGTGCTGCTCGTCGACCCGGACGGCCGGGTGCTCCTGCAACAACGGGCCGCGGTGAAGACCCGGTTCCCGCTGCGCTGGGCCAACTCCTGCTGCGGGCACCCGCTGCCGGGTGAGCCGCTGGCGGAGGCGGCCAACCGCCGGCTCGCCGAGGAGTTGGGCGCCGGGCCGGTGTCGCTGACCGAGGTCGGCGTCTACCTCTACTACGCCGAGGACCCGGCCTCCGGTCGGGTCGAGTTCGAGTACGACCACGTGCTGCGGGCCGACGTGCCGGCCGAGCTCACCCTGCTGCCGGACCCGGACGAGGTGTCCGAGCTGCGCTGGGTGGACCCGGTCCGGTTGATGACCGAGATCGACGCCGACCCGCGCACGTACTCGCCCTGGCTCGGCGGTGTGGTGAGCCGGCTGCTGCGCCCCACCACCGACACTGCCACCACCGGTTCCGACGCCCCCGCCGGGTCCGCCACCCCGTCCGGACAACGGGTGGACGACGCGTCGGAGCGGTCGGGTGGTCGATGA
- a CDS encoding polysaccharide deacetylase family protein yields the protein MRSRPVLAVALGLLLLVAGCGDQPRHVRPAAAPAPATPAPEPAQTPTPTPSPTSKPKPRLRPKPKTLPAGLRKATGVRAVALTFDDGPDPTWTPKVLNDLRAAKVKATFCVVGTQVRKHPELVARIVREGHQLCNHSWRHDVDLGRRPVAEIRADLVRTNQAITKAVPGAKVPFYRQPGGRWTPEVVAVAKQLGMRSLHWTVDPQDWAKPTTGVITKRVENAARPGAVVLMHDGGGDRSRTLGAVPHVIGDLKRRFGIAPPR from the coding sequence ATGCGTTCACGCCCCGTCCTGGCGGTTGCCCTGGGTCTGCTCCTGCTGGTCGCCGGCTGCGGAGACCAGCCCCGACACGTCCGGCCGGCCGCCGCGCCGGCCCCGGCCACCCCCGCGCCCGAGCCGGCCCAGACCCCGACCCCGACGCCGTCGCCCACCAGCAAGCCGAAGCCCCGGTTGCGACCGAAACCGAAGACGCTCCCCGCCGGCCTGCGTAAGGCGACCGGAGTACGCGCGGTGGCGCTGACCTTCGACGACGGCCCCGACCCGACCTGGACACCGAAGGTCCTCAACGACCTCCGGGCGGCCAAGGTCAAGGCGACGTTCTGCGTGGTCGGCACCCAGGTCCGCAAGCACCCGGAGCTGGTGGCCCGGATCGTCCGGGAGGGGCACCAGCTCTGCAACCACAGTTGGCGGCACGACGTCGACCTGGGTCGCCGGCCGGTCGCCGAGATCCGGGCCGACCTGGTCCGCACCAACCAGGCCATCACCAAGGCCGTCCCGGGCGCGAAGGTGCCGTTCTACCGTCAGCCCGGGGGCCGGTGGACGCCGGAAGTGGTGGCGGTGGCCAAGCAGTTGGGCATGCGGTCGCTGCACTGGACCGTCGACCCGCAGGACTGGGCCAAGCCCACGACCGGCGTCATCACCAAGCGGGTCGAGAACGCCGCCCGTCCCGGGGCGGTGGTGCTGATGCACGACGGTGGGGGTGACCGGAGCCGCACCCTCGGGGCCGTGCCGCACGTCATCGGTGACCTGAAGCGCCGATTCGGCATCGCGCCACCCCGCTGA
- a CDS encoding cryptochrome/photolyase family protein, producing the protein MSGRTAVVLFTRDLRVHDHPALATACSAFDRVVPLYVLDPALADRSPNRTRFLHQCLAELRDTLRGLGGDLVIRRGDPVAETIRVAREVDAEGIGLSADVSRYAHRRERLLRAECDRHRLALRLFPGVTVVEPGAVRPGGGDHYRVFTPYHRVWSGTRWRAELAAPRRVTLPDGVQVGRLPALPNGGSPAAVVGGETVGQRRLAQWLPTLHRYDDIHDDLAGDETSRLSPYLRFGCLSPLAVANRAGDRGGPFVRQLCWRDFYYQVTAAFPEISAKAYRRGATEDWRYDAAALTAWTEGRTGMPIVDAGMRQLHAEGWMHNRARLITAGYLTKVLGLDWRPGLAVFSRWLLDGDVPNNSGNWQWVAGTGNDSRPYRGLNPVRQAERYDPDGGYVRRWVPELAAVAGRAVHQPWRLPPETRRTLDYPPPLEVPGADPVWLR; encoded by the coding sequence GTGAGTGGCCGCACGGCTGTCGTGTTGTTCACCCGCGACCTGCGGGTGCACGACCACCCGGCACTGGCGACGGCCTGCTCCGCCTTCGACCGGGTGGTGCCGCTGTACGTCCTCGACCCGGCGCTCGCCGACCGCTCGCCCAACCGCACCCGGTTCCTGCACCAGTGCCTCGCCGAGCTCCGCGACACCCTGCGCGGCCTCGGCGGCGACCTGGTGATCCGCCGGGGCGACCCGGTGGCCGAGACGATCCGGGTGGCCCGCGAGGTCGACGCCGAGGGGATCGGCCTCTCCGCCGACGTCAGCCGGTACGCCCACCGCCGGGAACGCCTGCTGCGCGCCGAGTGCGACAGGCACCGGCTGGCCCTGCGGCTCTTCCCCGGCGTCACCGTCGTCGAGCCGGGGGCGGTGCGGCCCGGCGGCGGGGACCACTACCGGGTGTTCACCCCGTACCACCGGGTCTGGTCGGGGACGCGGTGGCGGGCGGAGCTGGCCGCGCCCCGGCGGGTGACCCTGCCCGACGGGGTCCAGGTCGGCCGGCTGCCGGCGCTGCCGAACGGCGGGTCGCCGGCCGCCGTGGTCGGCGGCGAGACCGTCGGGCAGCGCCGGCTCGCGCAGTGGTTGCCGACCCTGCACCGGTACGACGACATCCACGACGACCTGGCCGGCGACGAGACCTCCCGGCTCAGCCCGTATCTGCGGTTCGGCTGCCTGTCCCCGCTGGCGGTGGCGAACCGGGCCGGCGACCGGGGCGGGCCGTTCGTCAGGCAGCTCTGCTGGCGGGACTTCTACTACCAGGTCACCGCCGCCTTCCCGGAGATCTCGGCGAAGGCGTACCGACGCGGGGCCACCGAGGACTGGCGGTACGACGCGGCGGCGCTGACCGCCTGGACCGAGGGCCGGACCGGGATGCCGATCGTGGACGCCGGCATGCGCCAACTGCACGCCGAGGGCTGGATGCACAACCGGGCCCGGTTGATCACCGCCGGTTACCTGACCAAGGTGCTCGGCCTGGACTGGCGACCCGGCCTCGCGGTCTTCTCCCGCTGGCTGCTCGACGGGGACGTGCCGAACAACTCCGGCAACTGGCAGTGGGTGGCCGGCACCGGCAACGACAGCCGCCCCTACCGGGGACTCAACCCGGTACGCCAGGCCGAACGCTACGACCCCGACGGCGGGTACGTCCGCCGCTGGGTGCCCGAGCTGGCGGCGGTGGCCGGCAGGGCCGTGCACCAGCCATGGCGGCTGCCCCCCGAGACACGCCGCACCCTCGACTACCCGCCGCCGCTGGAGGTGCCCGGCGCCGATCCGGTCTGGCTGCGCTGA
- a CDS encoding polyprenyl synthetase family protein — MANDAVAGNALRVAPAQPGATDDPVRGVLAAFAKDLVNSVDDTLAAFLAREVEALTEIDAAMGGFAATARDCVLTGGKRVRPTFAYWGWRGVVGGDQPLSPVLPALAALELLHTFALVHDDVMDASDTRRGRPTAHRAAAARHVTAGHTGDPGRFGESVAVLIGDLCLVWADRLLAHAGVPPFRLIEVRRCYDQMRVETIAGQYLDVLGENDVANWSVDRALRVARYKTASYTVQRPLLFGASLAGIDTDAPLIAAYTRYGLAVGEAFQLRDDLLGVYGDPATTGKPAGDDLRTGKPTVLLMLARQLATGGQRRALERAGSATGGRELARLAEVVTDTGAVARVEDMISDRVADALAALETASIDETARTALTGLATAATTRRA; from the coding sequence ATGGCCAACGACGCAGTTGCGGGTAATGCGCTCCGCGTCGCGCCGGCACAGCCGGGAGCGACGGACGATCCGGTCCGCGGCGTACTGGCCGCTTTCGCGAAGGACCTGGTCAACAGCGTCGACGACACGCTTGCCGCGTTCCTCGCCCGCGAGGTCGAGGCGCTGACCGAGATCGACGCAGCGATGGGCGGTTTCGCCGCGACGGCGCGCGACTGCGTGCTGACCGGCGGCAAGCGGGTCCGCCCGACCTTCGCCTACTGGGGCTGGCGGGGGGTGGTGGGGGGCGACCAACCGCTGTCCCCGGTGCTGCCCGCGCTGGCCGCCCTGGAGCTGCTGCACACCTTCGCCCTGGTGCACGACGACGTGATGGACGCCTCCGACACCCGACGTGGCCGGCCCACCGCACACCGGGCCGCCGCCGCCCGGCACGTCACCGCCGGACACACCGGTGACCCGGGTCGGTTCGGTGAGTCGGTTGCCGTCCTCATCGGCGACCTCTGCCTGGTCTGGGCCGACCGACTGCTCGCCCACGCCGGCGTGCCGCCGTTCCGGCTGATCGAGGTGCGGCGCTGCTACGACCAGATGCGCGTCGAGACCATCGCCGGGCAGTACCTCGACGTGCTCGGCGAGAACGACGTGGCGAACTGGTCGGTGGACCGGGCGCTGCGGGTGGCCCGTTACAAGACCGCCAGCTACACCGTTCAGCGTCCGCTGCTCTTCGGCGCCAGCCTGGCCGGCATCGACACCGACGCGCCGCTGATCGCCGCGTACACCCGCTACGGGCTGGCCGTCGGCGAGGCGTTCCAGCTCCGCGACGACCTGCTCGGCGTGTACGGCGATCCGGCGACCACCGGCAAGCCGGCCGGTGACGACCTGCGGACCGGCAAACCCACAGTGCTGCTGATGCTCGCCCGCCAGCTCGCCACCGGCGGCCAGCGGCGGGCGCTGGAGCGGGCCGGGAGCGCCACCGGCGGCCGGGAGCTGGCCCGGCTGGCCGAGGTCGTCACCGACACCGGGGCGGTCGCCCGGGTGGAGGACATGATCTCCGACCGGGTCGCCGACGCGCTCGCCGCGTTGGAGACCGCGTCGATCGACGAGACGGCGCGCACCGCGCTGACCGGTCTCGCCACCGCCGCCACCACGCGGCGGGCATGA
- a CDS encoding phytoene/squalene synthase family protein has protein sequence MDTDLTAAYARCQELHRHHGRTYYLATRLLPAWKRRHVHALYGFTRYADEIVDRTEDLPPAERAARLDAWGSRFVAGLHGDPVDDPLLPAVLHTIAVFDLDRADFASFLRSMAMDLTVMSYPTYDDLLDYMEGSAAVIGTMMLPILGSSDPVAAREPARQLGFAFQLTNFIRDVAEDLDRGRTYLPDEDLAKFNVTTEDLRAAQAAGRSTDRIRDLIEYEVTRAQAHYAAAAPGITLLAPASQACMRTAYALYGGILDEVAAQDFDVFVTRAVVPQRRRLAVAAKALLTRTGTPVVVPGPDLS, from the coding sequence GTGGACACCGATCTCACCGCCGCCTATGCCCGATGCCAGGAGCTGCACAGACACCACGGCCGCACCTACTATCTCGCCACCCGGCTGCTCCCCGCATGGAAACGGCGGCACGTACACGCCCTGTACGGCTTCACCCGCTACGCCGACGAGATCGTGGACCGCACCGAGGACCTGCCGCCCGCCGAACGCGCCGCCCGGCTGGACGCCTGGGGCTCCAGGTTCGTCGCCGGCCTGCACGGCGATCCGGTCGACGACCCGCTGCTGCCTGCGGTGCTGCACACCATCGCCGTGTTCGACCTGGACCGGGCCGACTTCGCGTCGTTCCTGCGCAGCATGGCGATGGACCTGACGGTCATGTCGTACCCGACCTACGACGACCTGCTCGACTACATGGAGGGCTCGGCGGCCGTCATCGGCACCATGATGCTGCCCATCCTCGGCAGCTCCGACCCGGTCGCCGCCCGGGAACCGGCCCGTCAGCTCGGATTTGCCTTCCAGCTCACCAACTTCATCCGGGACGTCGCCGAGGACCTCGACCGGGGCCGCACCTACCTGCCCGACGAGGACCTGGCCAAGTTCAACGTCACGACCGAGGACCTGCGCGCCGCGCAGGCCGCCGGCCGCAGCACCGACCGGATCCGCGACCTCATCGAGTACGAGGTGACCCGCGCCCAGGCCCACTACGCCGCCGCCGCACCGGGCATCACCCTGCTCGCCCCCGCCTCCCAGGCGTGCATGCGCACCGCCTACGCCCTCTACGGCGGCATCCTCGACGAGGTCGCCGCCCAGGACTTCGACGTGTTCGTCACGCGGGCCGTGGTGCCCCAGCGACGACGGCTGGCGGTGGCGGCGAAGGCGCTGCTCACCCGTACCGGCACCCCGGTCGTGGTGCCCGGCCCCGACCTGTCGTGA
- a CDS encoding dihydrolipoyl dehydrogenase family protein has translation MAEPELVDVVVVGLGVGGEEVAGRLAEAGLTVVGVERDLVGGECPYWGCIPSKMMIRAANALAEARRVDGLAGSAQVRPDWAPVARRIREEATDTWNDRAAVDRFTGKGGRFLRGSGRLDGPGRVRVGDQVFQARRGIVVGTGTRPSIPPIDGLADTPYWTNHQAIEVAELPATLLIIGGGAIGLELAQVFARFGVGVTVLEASGRVLALEEPESSEAATAALRADGVEIATEVKIERVDHDGDTFTVHAGDRSFSAEKLLVVTGRRAHLEELGLDTVGVDATQRYLPVDDRMHVTDGIWAVGDVTGEGAFTHIAMYQASIVVADVLDHARRAEGGPDASGTASVVGGAMGAASAVGGAMGAAGPSGAAGTVPRADYRALPRVTFTDPEVGAVGLTERQARERGINVQVGFTELSSSTRGWIHKGEPGGFIKVIADADQGVLIGATSVGPAGGEVLSALVVAVHAAVPVSQLRHMIYAYPTFHRAIQSALDDLS, from the coding sequence ATGGCAGAGCCGGAACTGGTGGACGTGGTCGTGGTCGGGCTCGGCGTGGGCGGCGAGGAGGTGGCCGGGCGGCTCGCCGAGGCCGGCCTCACCGTCGTCGGTGTCGAACGCGACCTGGTCGGCGGGGAGTGCCCGTACTGGGGCTGCATCCCCAGCAAGATGATGATCCGGGCGGCGAACGCCCTGGCCGAGGCGCGACGGGTCGACGGGTTGGCCGGGTCGGCGCAGGTCCGGCCGGACTGGGCGCCGGTGGCCCGGCGGATCCGGGAGGAGGCCACCGACACCTGGAACGACCGGGCCGCGGTGGACCGGTTCACCGGCAAGGGCGGCAGGTTCCTGCGCGGTAGCGGCCGACTCGACGGCCCCGGCCGGGTCCGGGTCGGTGACCAGGTATTCCAGGCCCGGCGGGGAATCGTCGTCGGCACCGGCACCCGGCCGTCGATCCCGCCGATCGACGGGTTGGCCGATACCCCGTACTGGACGAACCACCAGGCGATCGAGGTGGCGGAGCTGCCGGCGACCCTGCTGATCATCGGGGGCGGCGCGATCGGGCTGGAGTTGGCGCAGGTCTTCGCCCGGTTCGGGGTCGGGGTGACCGTGCTGGAGGCGTCCGGCCGGGTGCTCGCCCTGGAGGAGCCGGAGTCGTCCGAGGCGGCCACCGCCGCGTTACGTGCCGACGGGGTGGAGATCGCCACCGAGGTCAAGATCGAACGGGTCGACCACGACGGCGACACGTTCACCGTGCACGCCGGTGACCGGTCGTTCAGCGCCGAGAAGCTGCTGGTGGTGACCGGCCGCCGGGCCCACCTGGAAGAGTTGGGGCTGGACACCGTCGGGGTGGACGCCACCCAGCGCTACCTGCCGGTGGACGACCGGATGCACGTCACGGACGGGATCTGGGCGGTCGGCGACGTGACAGGCGAGGGCGCGTTCACCCACATCGCCATGTACCAGGCGTCGATCGTGGTCGCCGACGTGCTCGACCACGCCCGGCGGGCCGAGGGCGGTCCCGACGCCAGCGGCACGGCCAGCGTGGTGGGCGGCGCGATGGGCGCGGCCAGCGCGGTCGGAGGTGCGATGGGCGCGGCCGGCCCGAGCGGCGCCGCCGGCACCGTGCCCCGCGCCGACTACCGGGCGCTGCCGCGGGTCACCTTCACCGATCCCGAGGTCGGCGCGGTCGGGCTCACCGAACGGCAGGCCCGCGAGCGGGGCATCAACGTGCAGGTCGGTTTCACCGAGCTGTCGTCGTCCACCCGGGGCTGGATCCACAAGGGTGAACCGGGCGGCTTCATCAAGGTGATCGCCGACGCCGACCAGGGGGTGCTGATCGGTGCGACCTCGGTCGGCCCGGCTGGGGGCGAGGTGCTATCGGCGCTGGTGGTGGCGGTGCACGCCGCCGTCCCGGTCAGCCAGCTCCGGCACATGATCTACGCGTACCCGACGTTCCACCGGGCCATCCAGAGCGCCCTGGACGACCTGAGCTGA
- a CDS encoding SRPBCC family protein: MGQENVNPEDVHQDVDRYSLRSTLLVPASAEQAFAVFTGSLTDWWVREYTWSGPAALAELGIEPRAGGMLYEIGPYGFRGDWGRVLTWDPPRRLVFTWQLGADRVPVPDPARASEVEVLFLPDESGQTRIELEHRHFDRHGEAAEGYRAALTAGWHELLGRYLATLTRTVPGPH; this comes from the coding sequence ATGGGACAGGAGAACGTGAATCCGGAGGACGTCCACCAGGACGTCGACCGGTACTCGCTGCGCTCCACGCTCCTCGTCCCCGCCAGCGCGGAACAGGCCTTCGCGGTCTTCACCGGCTCCCTTACCGACTGGTGGGTACGTGAATACACCTGGTCCGGGCCGGCGGCGCTTGCCGAGTTGGGGATCGAACCCCGGGCCGGCGGCATGCTCTACGAAATCGGCCCGTACGGCTTCCGGGGCGACTGGGGCCGGGTGCTCACCTGGGATCCACCGCGCCGACTCGTCTTCACCTGGCAGCTCGGCGCGGACCGGGTCCCGGTGCCGGACCCGGCCCGCGCCAGCGAGGTGGAGGTGCTGTTCCTGCCGGACGAGTCGGGGCAGACCCGCATCGAGCTGGAGCACCGGCACTTCGACCGGCACGGTGAGGCCGCTGAGGGTTATCGTGCCGCGTTGACCGCCGGCTGGCACGAACTGCTCGGCCGCTACCTCGCCACCCTCACCCGCACCGTCCCCGGCCCCCACTGA
- the crtI gene encoding phytoene desaturase family protein, with translation MRTVTGRTDRVVVVGAGLGGLACALHLAGSGRQVTVLEREPVPGGRAGRLSVDGYEFDTGPTVLTMPDLIAEALDAVGEELSDWLDLTPLDPAYRAYYPDGSTLDVITDTTRMAAEISRVCGPREADGYLRFVEYARNLWNWERADFIDRNLDAPTDLLTGNLLRLLASGAFRRLQTKINQFFDDPRTQRIFSFQAMYAGLAPHDALAIYSVIAYLDSVAGVYFPRGGIHAVAKGMAGAAEKHGVQIRYDTTVTRVETANGRATGVVTADGELVPADVVVLNPDLPVAYRDLLPEGRRRRLTYSPSCVVLHVGSTQEYGKIAHHNIHFGRSWKGTFDEVIGRGELMTDPSLLVTNPSRTDPSVAPAGRHTYYVLAPVPNLDRAPFDWRGDLSRRYADQLVATLEERGYVGFGAGIEVLRTITPAEWEEQGMAAGTPFAAAHSLFQTGPFRPSNLHRSLPNVVFTGSGTQPGVGVPMVLISGKLAANRITGAGR, from the coding sequence GTGCGTACCGTGACGGGACGTACGGACCGGGTGGTGGTCGTGGGCGCGGGCCTGGGTGGGCTGGCGTGCGCGCTGCACCTGGCCGGCAGCGGCCGGCAGGTGACAGTGCTGGAGCGCGAACCGGTGCCGGGCGGCCGGGCCGGGCGGCTCAGCGTCGACGGGTACGAGTTCGACACCGGCCCCACCGTGCTCACCATGCCCGACCTGATCGCCGAGGCGCTCGACGCGGTCGGCGAGGAGCTGTCCGACTGGCTCGACCTGACCCCGCTCGACCCCGCCTACCGGGCCTACTACCCGGACGGCTCCACCCTGGACGTGATCACCGACACCACCCGGATGGCGGCCGAGATCTCCCGGGTCTGCGGCCCCCGCGAGGCCGACGGCTACCTACGGTTCGTCGAGTACGCCCGCAACCTGTGGAACTGGGAGCGGGCCGACTTCATCGACCGCAACCTGGACGCCCCGACCGATCTGCTCACCGGCAACCTGCTGAGGCTGCTGGCCAGCGGGGCGTTCCGGCGTCTCCAGACCAAGATCAACCAGTTCTTCGACGACCCGCGTACCCAGCGGATCTTCTCCTTCCAGGCGATGTACGCCGGGCTCGCGCCGCACGACGCGCTGGCCATCTACAGCGTCATCGCCTACCTCGACTCGGTGGCCGGGGTCTACTTCCCGCGCGGCGGCATCCACGCGGTGGCCAAGGGGATGGCCGGCGCCGCCGAGAAGCACGGCGTGCAGATCCGCTACGACACCACCGTCACCCGGGTGGAGACCGCCAACGGTCGGGCCACCGGCGTGGTCACCGCCGACGGCGAACTGGTCCCGGCCGACGTGGTGGTGCTCAACCCGGACCTGCCGGTCGCCTACCGCGACCTGCTGCCCGAGGGCCGGCGGCGCAGGCTGACCTACTCGCCGTCCTGCGTGGTCCTGCACGTCGGATCGACGCAGGAGTATGGGAAGATCGCTCATCACAACATCCATTTCGGACGGTCCTGGAAGGGCACCTTCGACGAGGTGATCGGGCGCGGCGAGCTGATGACCGACCCGTCGCTGCTGGTCACCAACCCGAGCCGGACCGACCCGTCGGTCGCCCCGGCCGGGCGGCACACCTACTACGTGCTGGCCCCGGTGCCCAACCTCGACCGGGCCCCGTTCGACTGGCGGGGCGACCTGAGCCGGCGATACGCCGACCAGCTCGTCGCCACCCTGGAGGAGCGCGGGTACGTCGGGTTCGGCGCCGGCATCGAGGTGTTGCGTACGATCACCCCCGCCGAGTGGGAGGAGCAGGGAATGGCCGCCGGTACGCCGTTCGCCGCCGCACACAGCCTCTTCCAGACCGGGCCGTTCCGCCCGTCGAACCTGCACCGCAGCCTGCCCAACGTGGTCTTCACCGGCTCCGGCACCCAGCCCGGTGTGGGTGTGCCGATGGTGCTGATCTCCGGCAAGCTCGCCGCCAACCGCATCACCGGCGCGGGTCGGTGA
- a CDS encoding MerR family transcriptional regulator — MVDEPLSAGAVARRLGVAVTTLRTWHQRYGLGPSQHVPGHHRRYTPTDLARLEIMRKLTAEGVTPAEAARWAKQSPGGQLRLRAGVGRDGGGQTIPVGRAGPAARGLARAAMRLDAAVIGDTISHALATDGVVATWEGLLRPVLAGIGERHVTTGGLIEVEHLLSRCVSEAFAAVARSARAGGPARILLSCADEEQHTLPLEALAAALAEARVAYRMLGARVPVAALVEAVNRTGPAAVVVWSHTRPTADPGQLSALLAVPRRPLLVLAAGPGWRADTLPAGVVRPVDLAEAVSLALAVRDSLDQSTGADRA, encoded by the coding sequence GTGGTCGATGAGCCGCTGAGCGCGGGGGCCGTGGCACGCCGGCTGGGTGTGGCGGTCACCACCCTGCGTACCTGGCACCAGCGCTACGGCCTGGGTCCCAGCCAGCACGTCCCGGGTCACCACCGGCGTTACACGCCGACCGACCTGGCCCGACTGGAGATCATGCGGAAGCTCACCGCCGAGGGGGTCACCCCGGCGGAGGCGGCCCGCTGGGCGAAGCAGAGCCCCGGCGGGCAGCTACGGCTGCGGGCCGGCGTCGGGCGGGACGGCGGAGGACAGACCATCCCGGTCGGCCGGGCCGGGCCGGCCGCCCGGGGGCTGGCCCGCGCCGCCATGCGGCTGGACGCGGCGGTGATCGGCGACACGATCTCGCACGCCCTGGCCACCGACGGGGTCGTCGCCACCTGGGAGGGGCTGCTCCGGCCGGTGCTGGCCGGCATCGGTGAGCGCCACGTCACCACCGGGGGCCTGATCGAGGTGGAACACCTGCTGTCCCGGTGCGTCTCCGAGGCGTTCGCCGCCGTCGCCCGGTCCGCCCGGGCCGGCGGTCCGGCCAGGATCCTGCTCTCCTGCGCCGACGAGGAGCAGCACACCCTGCCCCTGGAGGCGCTGGCCGCGGCGCTGGCCGAGGCGCGCGTGGCATACCGGATGCTCGGGGCCCGGGTGCCGGTGGCGGCCCTGGTCGAGGCGGTCAACCGGACCGGGCCGGCGGCCGTGGTGGTCTGGTCGCACACCCGCCCGACCGCCGACCCGGGGCAGCTCTCCGCGCTGCTCGCGGTGCCCCGCCGACCGCTGCTGGTGCTCGCCGCCGGGCCGGGCTGGCGGGCCGACACACTGCCCGCCGGGGTGGTCCGCCCGGTCGACCTGGCCGAGGCGGTATCGCTCGCGCTGGCCGTCCGGGATTCGTTGGACCAGTCGACGGGGGCCGACCGGGCCTGA